One Chryseobacterium sp. StRB126 genomic region harbors:
- a CDS encoding lipase yields the protein MKKLFYPWVMIIFITTSACSQSTNDNEEAPDFQSKLGIRNTLQGPIQKPTSGYGADGNYEVAEIDFNNPQYTGTQVSIFYPKGITSPRPTIFFSHPFGGEDKEYNIELYNFIAKKGYVVVFVPYRTVDISVDHRYQTLWEGFIKAATDYPNIIDTQKVGFMGHSFGGGASIDLAYKAFTGKGWGQNGRFLFTMAPWYSFNWNSTLTTQQQLQSFPSNTKMITQVYDEDDINDHRMAIDIFKNINISNAEKDFIYIKSSTVNGYNYVTDHTMPSSRKVFDALDYYGVYRLLDAMMDYSFNGNAGAKNVALGNGSAAQVTMPSYNGQAMAPLEVTDNPTPKYLQIKYQFPCGSSTNPRISYCN from the coding sequence ATGAAAAAACTATTTTATCCATGGGTAATGATTATATTTATTACCACTTCAGCATGTTCTCAGAGTACTAATGATAATGAGGAAGCTCCTGATTTCCAATCGAAACTCGGTATCAGAAATACCCTTCAGGGACCTATACAAAAACCGACATCAGGATATGGGGCAGATGGCAACTATGAAGTGGCTGAAATTGATTTTAATAACCCACAATATACAGGAACACAGGTTTCTATATTCTATCCTAAAGGAATTACTTCTCCCAGACCTACAATATTCTTTTCACATCCCTTTGGTGGTGAGGATAAAGAATACAATATAGAGCTGTATAACTTTATCGCAAAAAAGGGTTATGTTGTAGTATTTGTACCTTACCGTACTGTTGATATCAGTGTTGATCACCGTTACCAAACCCTATGGGAAGGCTTCATAAAAGCTGCCACAGATTATCCCAATATTATTGATACTCAGAAAGTAGGCTTTATGGGGCATTCTTTCGGTGGTGGAGCAAGTATTGATCTTGCCTATAAAGCGTTTACGGGAAAAGGTTGGGGCCAAAACGGGCGTTTTCTTTTCACTATGGCTCCCTGGTATTCTTTTAACTGGAACAGTACATTAACCACCCAACAGCAATTGCAGAGTTTTCCTTCTAACACCAAAATGATCACCCAGGTTTATGACGAAGACGATATAAACGATCACAGAATGGCAATTGATATCTTTAAAAACATTAATATTTCTAATGCTGAAAAAGATTTCATTTATATTAAATCATCAACTGTTAACGGATACAATTATGTAACAGATCACACAATGCCAAGTTCCCGAAAAGTATTTGATGCATTGGATTATTATGGTGTATATCGTCTTTTAGATGCCATGATGGATTACAGCTTCAACGGTAATGCCGGTGCCAAAAATGTGGCTTTAGGCAATGGTTCCGCTGCACAAGTTACCATGCCTTCCTATAACGGACAAGCGATGGCTCCACTGGAAGTTACAGATAATCCTACTCCTAAATATCTGCAAATCAAATATCAGTTTCCATGTGGAAGCAGTACAAACCCTAGAATTTCTTACTGTAACTAA
- a CDS encoding LytR/AlgR family response regulator transcription factor: protein MTQNLHIVIIEDEAATARNLEYILKETDPGIEIITTLQSIAEAVEWFETNDTIYDLIFSDIRLSDGLSFEIFSSTKILKPVIFVTAYNDYAIEAFRNNGIDYVLKPFDREEILRTLLKYNTLIASDTNNELSKTKSLLHELQYATKQYKKSFLIHYCGRLIPVEAAKINWFYTANEIVYAHLADGRQYVVEFTLEQLERELNPSLFFRANRQFIINKTAVDAVEYFFNGRLLVKVHPLPQEQIIVSKAKAMDFRKWLDQ, encoded by the coding sequence ATGACACAGAATTTACATATCGTAATTATTGAGGATGAAGCTGCTACTGCAAGAAATCTGGAATATATCCTGAAAGAGACCGATCCCGGGATTGAGATTATTACAACATTACAAAGCATCGCTGAAGCAGTAGAATGGTTCGAAACGAACGATACTATTTATGATCTGATATTTTCTGACATACGGCTTTCGGATGGGCTATCATTTGAAATTTTCAGCAGTACGAAAATATTAAAACCTGTTATATTTGTAACTGCCTATAATGATTATGCTATCGAGGCTTTTCGGAACAATGGCATTGATTATGTTTTAAAACCTTTTGACAGGGAAGAAATACTACGGACTTTACTTAAATATAATACTCTTATTGCTTCCGATACAAACAACGAACTCTCTAAAACAAAGTCTTTACTGCACGAGCTTCAGTATGCCACAAAACAATATAAAAAATCATTCCTCATCCACTATTGTGGAAGACTTATCCCCGTGGAAGCGGCTAAAATCAATTGGTTTTACACCGCTAACGAAATAGTGTATGCACATCTGGCTGATGGCAGGCAATATGTTGTGGAATTTACATTGGAACAGTTGGAACGTGAACTTAATCCTTCCCTTTTTTTCAGGGCAAACCGCCAATTCATTATCAATAAAACTGCTGTAGACGCAGTAGAATATTTTTTTAACGGAAGACTGCTTGTGAAAGTACATCCGTTACCTCAGGAACAGATAATCGTAAGCAAAGCAAAAGCCATGGATTTTAGAAAGTGGCTGGATCAGTGA
- a CDS encoding NAD(P)-dependent oxidoreductase has translation MKTNKIAVIGGTGKSGKYLVQKLLNKGYSLKLLIRNPENFSLQNPLIEIVKGDVRDEAAVYSLIEGCNIVISTLGQPKGEKTIFSDAAKNVIKAMHQYRIKRYIVTTGLSVNTKDDCKNDHVKMATEWMYQNYPETTSDKQKEYQLLSESSLNWTLVRLPLINLTGKSFTTESNLMDCKGENISAADLAEFLVSQIEDSTYIGKSPFVYNI, from the coding sequence ATGAAAACAAATAAAATCGCCGTTATTGGCGGAACCGGAAAATCCGGAAAATACCTTGTGCAAAAACTTCTGAATAAAGGATATTCCTTAAAATTATTAATCAGAAATCCTGAGAATTTTAGTCTGCAGAATCCTCTAATTGAGATTGTAAAAGGGGATGTGAGGGATGAAGCAGCAGTCTATTCATTAATTGAAGGCTGCAATATTGTCATAAGTACATTAGGGCAGCCAAAAGGGGAGAAAACGATATTTAGTGATGCTGCCAAAAATGTCATTAAAGCTATGCACCAATATAGAATTAAAAGATATATTGTAACAACTGGTTTAAGTGTAAATACAAAAGACGATTGTAAAAATGACCATGTGAAAATGGCTACCGAATGGATGTATCAGAATTACCCTGAAACAACTTCCGATAAACAGAAAGAATATCAACTTCTTTCAGAAAGTAGCTTAAACTGGACTTTGGTACGGTTGCCGCTTATTAACTTGACAGGCAAAAGTTTTACTACGGAATCAAATCTGATGGATTGTAAAGGTGAAAATATCAGCGCAGCCGATCTCGCAGAATTTCTGGTATCACAGATTGAAGATTCTACCTATATCGGGAAAAGTCCATTTGTATACAATATTTAA
- a CDS encoding sensor histidine kinase: protein MIKNERKIYLYSALLITLVVNSAKLMALNSDGIIARYWQFNIWEYGFQFIYNLTFCLVLLYLNLSDGKFFSGFRENKQYWKLYTFNTLVVVTAILLGSLIHSVWFGVLQFPGGRIRGYFARFLLSSIMIAVVIRLILLMRESRNKDLINEQLNSAYLTAQLQLLQEQLNPHFLFNTLSSLSAIVRENPPLAQNYIHHLSKIFRYTLLRSGNDLVTLEKELDYLNSYVQLIKMRLENTFQIQINLSENILGKELLHLSLQPLVENAVKHNKATLSSPLIVDIYDENKWLIIRNNLQPTVSEAERTGLGLVNLNERYRLQLCQEIEILQTEQYFTVKLPLL, encoded by the coding sequence ATGATTAAGAACGAAAGAAAAATATACCTGTATAGTGCCCTGCTGATTACACTGGTCGTTAATTCAGCAAAGCTGATGGCACTTAACAGTGATGGGATTATTGCCCGTTACTGGCAGTTCAATATTTGGGAGTATGGTTTTCAGTTTATCTACAATTTGACATTCTGTCTCGTCTTGTTGTATCTTAATCTTTCTGATGGTAAATTTTTTAGTGGGTTTAGAGAAAACAAACAATATTGGAAACTTTACACATTCAATACTCTAGTTGTTGTAACAGCCATTTTATTGGGAAGCCTAATCCATTCTGTATGGTTTGGAGTACTCCAGTTTCCGGGAGGCAGAATAAGAGGATATTTTGCCCGGTTTTTGCTCAGCAGTATCATGATTGCCGTAGTGATCCGTCTCATTCTTCTGATGCGTGAAAGCAGAAATAAAGATCTTATTAACGAGCAGCTCAATTCTGCTTATCTTACGGCACAACTGCAGCTGCTGCAGGAACAATTAAACCCGCATTTTCTATTTAATACGCTGAGTAGTCTTTCTGCTATTGTCAGGGAAAATCCGCCCTTAGCTCAAAACTACATTCATCATCTTTCCAAAATATTCAGATATACTCTGCTCCGTTCAGGAAATGATCTGGTAACTCTTGAGAAAGAGCTTGATTACTTGAATTCTTATGTCCAACTCATAAAAATGCGGTTGGAAAACACCTTTCAGATTCAAATCAATCTCAGCGAAAATATTTTAGGTAAAGAGCTTCTTCATTTATCACTTCAACCTCTGGTGGAAAATGCTGTTAAACATAACAAGGCTACCCTTTCATCTCCTTTAATAGTAGATATTTATGATGAAAATAAATGGCTTATCATCCGAAACAATCTTCAGCCAACCGTTAGTGAGGCAGAAAGAACCGGGCTTGGTCTTGTCAATCTTAATGAAAGATACAGGCTGCAACTCTGTCAGGAAATAGAAATCCTTCAAACAGAGCAATATTTCACGGTAAAACTTCCTTTATTATGA
- a CDS encoding M17 family peptidase N-terminal domain-containing protein, which produces MKNIVKNTLCKSMLITGLIFSTLTFSQTTTANSSVVPTAVGASKNWGSVDGISMIGLVQGPSSADAQLQVACVFEYTDNDIHSAQALPANLNGLVHLDEALKGEFTKIRQGGYFKGHSLETILISPPKGSMSAKRLLLIGLGDRNKFTPELMTSVGEVAAREAMRLGVSNFAFASDLKDAGIDSPTALVAGNVVRGIVNANRSEVYLKEHNLSKTKKLEKVYLLAGPSFFEVAGGGIKDAIAEVKK; this is translated from the coding sequence ATGAAAAATATAGTAAAGAATACGTTGTGTAAATCCATGTTAATTACCGGGTTAATTTTTTCAACTTTAACTTTTTCTCAAACAACAACTGCAAATTCCTCTGTAGTTCCCACTGCAGTTGGAGCTTCAAAAAACTGGGGTTCTGTTGATGGGATTTCAATGATTGGATTGGTTCAGGGACCATCTTCTGCAGATGCTCAATTACAGGTTGCCTGTGTTTTTGAATATACGGATAATGACATCCACAGTGCTCAGGCATTGCCCGCCAACCTGAACGGATTGGTGCATTTGGATGAAGCTTTGAAAGGAGAATTTACAAAAATAAGACAAGGAGGTTACTTCAAAGGGCATTCTTTGGAAACAATTTTGATTTCTCCTCCAAAAGGTTCCATGTCTGCAAAAAGACTGTTGCTAATCGGTTTAGGAGACCGAAACAAATTCACTCCTGAATTGATGACATCTGTGGGAGAGGTTGCAGCACGTGAAGCAATGAGATTAGGGGTAAGTAATTTTGCCTTTGCAAGCGATTTAAAAGATGCCGGTATTGATTCTCCAACAGCTCTGGTAGCAGGAAACGTAGTAAGAGGTATTGTGAATGCAAACCGCTCCGAAGTTTATTTGAAAGAACATAACCTTTCCAAAACTAAGAAATTAGAAAAAGTATATCTTCTGGCAGGACCTTCATTCTTTGAAGTTGCTGGAGGAGGAATTAAAGATGCTATTGCGGAAGTTAAGAAATAG
- a CDS encoding NRAMP family divalent metal transporter, which yields MSVKHQVENQTKKIKKFFGLLGPGLTTGAADDDPSGIATYSQTGAQFGYGQLWTALYMLPFMTAVQEACARIGMVTGKGLTGVIKDHYSKKILNSSVGLVVIANTINIGADIGAMAAAAQLIIPADIVILMLFFTVSILTLEVFTSYRVYSKVLKWLALSLLAYPLTAFIIDQPWKEILKASIVPHFEFSFNFLFIITGVFGTTITPYMFFWQASQEVEEENERGLIQDGKPNIGWRHIHAMRKDNNIGMVISEFTTWCIILVGGTVLHSAHITDINTAADAAKALEPLVQSFPNSGLISKIIFAIGIIGLGLLAVPVLSGSASYAVSEALNWNASLNLKFARAKGFYMVIITSTLIGLCMNFIGINPVKALVYTAVLNGVAAVPLLFLIIRISANESIMGEFKSRWLSKSLLWATFIFMATASIAMFFTI from the coding sequence ATGTCTGTCAAACATCAGGTTGAAAACCAAACAAAAAAAATCAAAAAATTCTTTGGTCTTTTAGGTCCCGGACTGACAACGGGAGCAGCTGATGACGATCCTTCAGGCATTGCTACCTATTCTCAGACAGGAGCTCAGTTTGGTTATGGTCAATTATGGACAGCTCTCTATATGCTACCGTTTATGACTGCCGTGCAGGAAGCCTGTGCAAGAATAGGAATGGTTACCGGTAAAGGACTTACAGGTGTTATCAAAGATCATTACAGCAAAAAAATACTCAATAGTTCTGTAGGATTGGTTGTCATTGCCAATACTATTAATATCGGAGCGGATATTGGAGCCATGGCAGCTGCCGCACAATTAATTATTCCTGCTGATATTGTTATACTAATGCTATTTTTTACTGTTAGTATACTTACATTAGAGGTCTTCACCAGTTATCGGGTATATTCAAAAGTTCTTAAATGGTTGGCATTATCTCTTCTTGCCTACCCTCTTACAGCTTTTATTATAGATCAGCCATGGAAAGAAATACTAAAAGCATCCATTGTTCCCCATTTCGAATTTTCTTTCAATTTCCTGTTCATTATCACCGGAGTTTTTGGAACAACGATTACACCTTATATGTTCTTTTGGCAGGCATCTCAGGAAGTGGAAGAAGAAAACGAGAGAGGTTTGATCCAAGACGGAAAACCCAACATCGGATGGCGCCATATTCATGCGATGAGAAAAGATAATAATATAGGCATGGTCATTTCTGAATTTACAACATGGTGTATTATACTAGTTGGGGGAACTGTTCTTCATAGTGCTCATATAACAGATATTAATACTGCGGCTGATGCAGCCAAAGCTTTAGAACCTCTTGTGCAATCATTTCCAAATTCGGGGTTGATATCAAAAATCATATTTGCCATAGGAATCATTGGTCTAGGATTACTGGCAGTACCCGTTCTTTCAGGATCGGCATCTTATGCTGTTTCTGAGGCTCTCAACTGGAATGCAAGTTTAAATCTGAAATTTGCAAGAGCAAAAGGATTTTATATGGTTATCATTACCTCTACACTTATTGGTCTGTGTATGAATTTTATTGGGATTAATCCTGTGAAAGCATTGGTTTATACCGCAGTACTCAATGGTGTAGCTGCAGTTCCTCTATTGTTTCTTATTATCAGAATATCTGCCAATGAAAGTATTATGGGAGAATTCAAAAGCAGATGGCTTTCAAAAAGTTTATTGTGGGCAACTTTCATTTTTATGGCAACAGCGTCAATTGCGATGTTTTTTACGATCTAA
- a CDS encoding alpha/beta hydrolase family protein, whose protein sequence is MTFKKVIHFLPAFLLLTNCSVKKSVNLNNDYEVKRDTVTLFDQSRNRKIPVAYYLPKTRKKIPNQQVIIFNHGYGFNKGGDYFVYSYLTEKLASKGYFTVSIQHELTTDAPLPVEGNLQMVRRPFWQNGSDNILYVLNELKKTNPDLDYKHLTLIGHSNGGDMVALFGNQHPNLVYKMITMDNRRMFLPRTSIPKIYSLRSNDYPADEGVLPTKEEQKKYHMIIQPTPLNHSHMDNKGSDEEKKILNDFVLQYLEE, encoded by the coding sequence ATGACATTTAAAAAAGTAATACACTTCCTTCCTGCCTTCCTCCTTCTTACGAATTGTTCTGTAAAGAAAAGTGTAAATTTAAATAATGATTATGAAGTGAAGCGGGATACGGTAACGCTATTCGACCAAAGCAGAAACCGCAAAATCCCTGTTGCTTATTATCTGCCCAAAACCCGTAAGAAAATTCCGAATCAGCAGGTAATTATTTTTAACCATGGATATGGTTTTAATAAGGGCGGTGATTATTTTGTATACTCTTATTTAACAGAAAAACTAGCTTCAAAAGGATATTTTACCGTAAGTATTCAGCACGAACTTACTACAGATGCTCCCCTTCCCGTGGAAGGAAATCTGCAGATGGTAAGAAGACCATTCTGGCAAAACGGTTCTGACAATATATTGTATGTATTGAATGAGCTTAAAAAAACGAATCCGGATCTGGATTATAAACATCTTACTTTAATCGGACATTCCAATGGCGGTGATATGGTCGCTTTATTTGGAAATCAGCACCCTAATCTTGTATATAAAATGATTACCATGGATAATCGCAGAATGTTCCTTCCAAGGACAAGCATTCCTAAAATTTATTCATTGCGTTCTAATGATTATCCGGCTGATGAAGGCGTATTACCTACCAAAGAAGAACAGAAAAAATATCATATGATTATTCAGCCTACTCCCCTCAATCATAGTCATATGGATAATAAAGGCAGTGATGAAGAGAAAAAGATATTGAATGATTTTGTCTTACAATATCTGGAAGAATAA
- a CDS encoding alginate export family protein, producing the protein MKKLIKIVLIVQIILPIVVSAQFKLMRFDENYATYRDSAKTFYNSLKYIPLSEDKSSKYLSLGGEARAEFVEFNNEDWGRLGIGSNPFFIQRYTVHGDLHLGSRVRVFGQLRSAWEYGRKNGPRPIDEDHLNVQNLFLDVDVVKNEKEKLTVRAGRQELDYGSGRLISVREGPNLRLYFDGLKLMYQRGNFKSDAFMMMASEINTGAFDNKISKSVSLWGSYNTLILPESGNLEWYYLGIHRKESRFEDGIGDETRHTLGGRFWKYGGGFIYNFEMAYQFGNFNKGTISAWTASADIGYMFENVKGKPTINLRNDYISGDKNKGDGKLETFNPLYPKGGYFGFNPQIGPVNLIDIHPYATIDLSNKITVQADVVFNWRYSLQDGVYRPSGSLNLTSMNSKKRYIGTAFLGSFNYKINKFLTFNTGIQYFKTGAFVDDIIENDKDGLFINSRIVFKF; encoded by the coding sequence ATGAAAAAGCTGATTAAGATAGTATTGATTGTTCAGATTATTCTTCCCATTGTGGTTTCAGCACAATTTAAACTCATGAGGTTTGATGAGAATTATGCAACTTACCGGGATTCAGCTAAAACATTTTATAATTCTCTGAAATATATTCCGCTTTCTGAAGATAAGAGCAGTAAATATTTATCCTTAGGCGGAGAAGCAAGAGCGGAATTTGTGGAATTTAATAATGAAGACTGGGGCAGATTGGGCATTGGAAGCAATCCTTTTTTTATCCAGAGATATACAGTTCATGGTGATTTGCATTTAGGTTCAAGGGTAAGGGTTTTCGGGCAGTTGAGAAGTGCTTGGGAGTACGGAAGGAAGAACGGGCCAAGACCAATTGATGAAGATCATCTTAATGTTCAGAACCTCTTCCTGGATGTGGATGTCGTTAAAAATGAAAAAGAAAAATTAACTGTTCGTGCGGGAAGACAGGAACTGGATTATGGAAGCGGAAGATTAATTTCTGTGCGGGAAGGTCCAAACTTAAGACTTTATTTTGATGGATTGAAATTAATGTATCAAAGAGGAAACTTCAAATCAGATGCTTTTATGATGATGGCAAGCGAAATTAATACCGGAGCTTTTGATAATAAGATTTCAAAATCTGTAAGCCTTTGGGGAAGTTATAATACCTTGATTCTTCCGGAAAGTGGGAATTTAGAATGGTATTATCTGGGAATTCACAGAAAGGAATCTCGTTTTGAAGATGGAATAGGAGATGAGACAAGACATACTTTAGGCGGCCGGTTTTGGAAATATGGAGGTGGTTTTATTTACAACTTTGAAATGGCGTATCAGTTCGGGAACTTTAATAAAGGAACAATAAGTGCATGGACAGCTTCTGCGGATATAGGGTATATGTTTGAAAATGTGAAAGGAAAACCCACCATCAATCTTCGTAACGATTATATTTCAGGCGACAAAAACAAAGGTGATGGAAAATTGGAGACTTTCAATCCGCTCTATCCGAAAGGTGGGTATTTCGGATTCAATCCACAAATAGGACCAGTGAATCTTATCGATATACATCCTTATGCAACCATAGATTTGAGTAATAAAATAACAGTTCAGGCAGATGTGGTTTTCAATTGGAGATATTCTTTACAGGATGGTGTTTACAGGCCAAGCGGCTCATTAAATCTTACTTCAATGAACTCTAAAAAGAGATATATCGGAACCGCTTTTTTAGGGAGTTTTAATTATAAAATCAATAAATTTTTGACCTTCAATACAGGGATCCAGTATTTCAAAACCGGAGCATTTGTAGATGATATTATCGAAAATGATAAAGACGGACTTTTTATTAATTCAAGAATAGTATTCAAATTTTAA
- a CDS encoding DoxX family protein — MKKLIETINNTSLEGKLIHIALFIFRTALSLELIFAHGLKKLGIGVVEAEKVPNPLKLPEAFNSLFADAANLFFPVFVIFGLFTRVAILPILAVTLTGYFVLHWNDALLIKDTPFMYSLCYLFLLFVGPGKYSIDHYIRKKIK; from the coding sequence ATGAAAAAGCTCATCGAAACCATCAACAATACGAGCCTTGAAGGAAAATTAATTCACATTGCATTATTTATTTTCAGAACAGCATTATCATTAGAATTAATTTTTGCTCACGGACTGAAAAAACTCGGAATAGGTGTTGTGGAAGCGGAAAAGGTTCCCAATCCATTAAAGCTTCCGGAAGCATTCAACAGTCTTTTTGCTGACGCTGCTAACTTGTTTTTTCCTGTATTTGTCATCTTCGGATTATTTACAAGAGTAGCAATTTTACCAATATTAGCGGTGACTTTAACCGGATATTTTGTTCTTCATTGGAATGATGCTTTACTGATAAAAGACACACCGTTTATGTATAGTTTATGTTATTTGTTTCTGCTTTTTGTGGGTCCGGGGAAATATTCGATTGATCATTATATAAGAAAAAAAATAAAATGA